Sequence from the Janthinobacterium lividum genome:
TGCGCCTGGGCCGCATGAAGGATGAAGGCTCGCCCGCCGTGGAAATCACCTCGATCATGAAGCGCAACAGCTGCGGCAAGGCGCTCGATATTGCCCGCATGGCGCGCGACATGATGGGTGGCAACGGCATTTCCGACGAGTTCGGCGTCATCCGCCACCTGGTCAACCTGGAAGTGGTCAACACCTATGAGGGCACGCACGATGTGCACGCGCTGATCATCGGCCGCGCCATCACCGGCATCGCCGCGTTCAACTAATGGACGCCTTGGCTTCCACCCTGCGGCCCGCGCCGCTGACCGGCTTGCGCGTGCTGGACCTGTCGCGCGTGCTGGCCGGCCCGTGGGCCGGGCAAATGCTGGCCGACCTGGGCGCCGACGTCGTCAAGGTTGAACAGCCGGGCCGTGGCGACGACACGCGCTCCTGGGGCCCGCCGTACCTGAAAGATGCAGATGGCCGCGACACCGCCGAGGCTGCCTATTTCCAGTGCGCCAACCGCAACAAACGTTCCTTGTGCATCGACCTGGCCGCGCCGGAAGGGCAAGCCCTGGTGCGCCAGCTGGCGGCCGAAGCGGACGTGCTGCTGGAAAATTTCAAGCTCGATGGTTTGAAGCAATACGGCCTCGATGCGGCCAGCTTGCTGGCACTCAACCCGCGCCTCGTCTACTGCTCCATCACGGGCTTTGGCCAGGATGGGCCGTACGCGGCGCGCGCCGGCTATGACTTCCTGATCCAGGGCATGGGCGGCTTGATGAGCATCACGGGCGTACCCGACGGCCAGCCGGGCGCGGGTCCGCAAAAAGTGGGCGTGGCACAGACGGACATCCTGACGGGCCTGTACGCTACGATCGCCGTGCAGGCGGCGCTGGCCGAACGGGAACGCTCGGGCCTGGGCCAGCATATCGACCTGGCCTTGCTCGACGTGCAAGTAGCCGCGCTGGGCAACCAGGCGGCCAATTACCTGTGCGGCGGCAAGGTGCCGCAGCGCATGGGCAATGCCCATCCGAACATCGTGCCCTACCAGGACTTCCCCACGGCCGACGGCGACATGATTTTGGCGATCGGCAACGATGGCCAATTTTCGCGCTTTTGCGCCGTCGCCGGCCACCCGGAATGGGCGCAGGACGAACGCTTCGCCACCAATCCGCAGCGCGTGGCACACCGGGCGATCTTGATCCCCCTGATGCGCCAGACCACGGTCATGCGCACGACGGCCGAATGGATCAGCGCTTTCGAGGCGCAAGCCGTGCCGTGCGGCCCCGTCAACCGCATCGACCAGGTCTTTGCCGACCCACAAGTGGTGGCGCGTGGCTTG
This genomic interval carries:
- a CDS encoding CaiB/BaiF CoA transferase family protein, translating into MDALASTLRPAPLTGLRVLDLSRVLAGPWAGQMLADLGADVVKVEQPGRGDDTRSWGPPYLKDADGRDTAEAAYFQCANRNKRSLCIDLAAPEGQALVRQLAAEADVLLENFKLDGLKQYGLDAASLLALNPRLVYCSITGFGQDGPYAARAGYDFLIQGMGGLMSITGVPDGQPGAGPQKVGVAQTDILTGLYATIAVQAALAERERSGLGQHIDLALLDVQVAALGNQAANYLCGGKVPQRMGNAHPNIVPYQDFPTADGDMILAIGNDGQFSRFCAVAGHPEWAQDERFATNPQRVAHRAILIPLMRQTTVMRTTAEWISAFEAQAVPCGPVNRIDQVFADPQVVARGLKVEMPHPTAGTVALVANPVRLSASPVQYRLPPPLLGQHTDEVLQQWLGLDSAEIDRLRERKVV